A single region of the Mercenaria mercenaria strain notata chromosome 6, MADL_Memer_1, whole genome shotgun sequence genome encodes:
- the LOC123524554 gene encoding uncharacterized protein LOC123524554, with the protein MAEYSRSVIAASDELKDIYCEPCVNDGKQIEAEGFCVDCSEYLCGQCYKNHTRYKAFRHHVLQDKDKMPVDTRKAGARDVCQEKCSIHPTKIIEYFCKSCNKLGCHACITVNHRQCQNVDHIPNIATDLEQSEEFKEFTNKLDNMLESINGRKKKLSSNITETDEMKSKARADLKKQRDEINKFFDHLEAEMERRIEDIDKRNKKILKTATFALDSIGDDLKQVKTTIHTKQKNGQNCELFIAVKNYKQKMETVNKEFEKLDGGNKIQRYALTTSTQIKEVLKNTTEICRLTTAKFVSEIDINTDNDNNDMISARGLAVVQNHYLAVLNHTNKSVKVVDVRNMKVTNEMNMKCDLVQSITNVNNNQIAVTITHNFQNKIQFLSVSMSGSLSKGHQIAIDIFCKDLAYSRGSFFMLHWGKVRITDMQGKTLKIINTEGFADSIAVSPNNETIYLASYGKNTVTSMTLDGKVKAIYKDKSLKSPDDTTIDSEGLVYVKSLDSIHQLTEDCNKIQILLKDVYASAITYSNTDNRLYIGLGSEIEVYQIE; encoded by the coding sequence ATGGCAGAATATAGCAGATCAGTGATAGCAGCCTCTGATGAACTGAAGGATATTTACTGTGAACCTTGTGtgaatgatggtaaacaaattgAAGCTGAAGGATTTTGTGTGGACTGTTCCGAGTACCTGTGTGGACAGTGTTATAAGAACCACACAAGGTATAAAGCCTTCAGACATCATGTGCTTCAAGATAAGGATAAAATGCCTGTAGATACAAGAAAAGCTGGTGCCAGAGATGTTTGCCAAGAAAAGTGTAGCATTCACCCGACAAAGATTATAGAATATTTCTGTAAGTCATGCAACAAGCTTGGTTGCCATGCTTGCATCACTGTCAATCATCGTCAGTGTCAAAATGTTGACCACATACCTAACATTGCCACTGACCTAGAACAAAGTGAAGAATTTAAAGAATTTACAAACAAGCTCGACAACATGCTAGAATCAATTAATGGAAGAAAGAAAAAACTGAGTTCAAATATAACTGAAACAGATGAAATGAAAAGCAAGGCAAGGGCAGACCTGAAAAAGCAGCGTGATGAAATAAACAAATTCTTTGATCACCTTGAGGCAGAAATGGAAAGAAGAATTGAAGATattgataaaagaaacaagaaaattttgaaaactgccACATTTGCATTGGACTCCATTGGTGATGATCTTAAACAAGTCAAAACTACTATTCACACAAAACAGAAAAATGGGCAAAACTGTGAATTATTTATAGCTGTCAAAAACTATAAACAAAAAATGGAGACTGTTaacaaagaatttgaaaaattagATGGTGGAAACAAAATTCAAAGATATGCCTTGACAACTTCAACTCAAATTAAGGAAGTGTTAAAGAACACAACTGAAATATGTAGACTGACAACTGCAAAATTTGTGTCAGAGATTGATATAAATACTGACAATGACAATAATGACATGATAAGTGCCCGGGGACTTGCAGTGGTACAAAACCACTACCTTGCTGTACTTAACCATACAAACAAATCAGTAAAAGTGGTAGATGTAAGGAATATGAAAGTAACAAATGAAATGAACATGAAATGTGACCTTGTTCAAAGTATAACTAATGTGAATAATAATCAAATTGCAGTGACAATAACacataactttcaaaacaaaatccaGTTTCTGTCAGTGTCAATGTCTGGTTCCCTCAGTAAAGGTCATCAGATTGCTATTGATATATTCTGCAAAGATTTAGCTTATAGCAGAGGAAGTTTCTTTATGTTACACTGGGGAAAAGTTAGAATCACTGACATGCAAGGAAAGACTCTGAAAATAATCAACACTGAGGGTTTTGCTGATAGTATAGCAGTAAGTCCAAACAATGAAACTATCTATCTGGCAAGTTACGGTAAAAACACTGTTACAAGTATGACCCTAGATGGCAAAGTCAAGGCCATCTACAAGGACAAAAGCCTGAAATCACCAGATGATACAACAATAGACAGTGAAGGTTTGGTATATGTTAAAAGTTTGGACAGTATCCATCAGCTAACAGAGGACTGTAACAAgattcaaatacttttgaaggATGTGTATGCTTCAGCAATCACCTACTCAAATACGGACAACCGACTATATATAGGACTAGGTAGTGAAATAGAAGTGTATCAAATAGAAtag